Sequence from the Bryobacteraceae bacterium genome:
TCTCGAACAGTGTTTCGAAAGCCTAAGCGAACGTGGCGTCACCGATGACGACCGCCTCCACATCCGCATGCTCGGCGAAGAACTCGCCGCCCACCCCATCGAATTGATCGAGGGCGTCGACGAGACGCTCGGCTATCTCGCCTCCCGACATGAGCTGATGCTCTGCACCAAGGGCAATCCTGTCGAACAACAGGCGAAGATCGACCGCAGCGGACTCGCCGCCCACTTCAACCACATCCGCATCGTCCGGGAAAAGGACGCCGACTGCTACCGAGGCCTGCTCGCCGAAAGCGCCGCCGAAAGCGCCCGCTGCTGGATGATCGGCAACTCACCCAAGTCCGACATCCACCCGCCGCTCGAAGCCGGCCTCGGCGCGGTCTACATTCCCCACCCCCACACCTGGCACCTCGAGCACGCCGAAATCCCCGTCGGCCACCAGCGCCTGCTGGTCCTCGAAAGATTCACCGACCTGCGCAAGCACTTCTAGGCCCGCACTGCCGACCAATGCACATGGACCACGCGCCACCCCGCCTCCGTCTTCCCGAACACGACCGTGCCGTTCCAGTAACTCGTGTTCTCCCCAACCCGCTGGCCAAGTTGATAAGTCAGCACCGCCGCGTCCCCCACCGTTCGAACCTTCGCCCCCCGGATCTCATAGCTATCGAATAAGGGTCGTCCCCGGTACCGCTCAAAGATCTCCTTCAACGCCGCAAGCCCCTCGATCCGCTGCTCCGAGATCACGTGGTAGTAGGTAACGTCCGGATCCATGGCCGCCAACGCCGGCTCCGGGTCCCCCTTCAGCCACCCGTCGAGCGCCCGCCGCTCAAGCGCGACCAATTCCTCGGTCAAGTCCCCCGCCCACCCCGGCGCCACCGCCAGCGCGGCGGCCATCAGCATGCCAGCAATCCTCATCGGGAACCTCCGGTGCCAATCATAGCGCCGGCCTCCCCGGCACGCGTGGTGCGTCGAAGTCCCCGGTGCAAACGGGCAGGGCGCCAAACGGGAAGAAGCGGAATTGCTCATCGTCGGATGAAGCGCGAGGCGTTGCTCCGCCACCTTCGGCGCTTGGCCGTACTTCCATATGTGGATCGCCAACCTCCTTGCCAAGCGCATCTGCCGGAAACTCGCTGTCCCCGAGCCCTGATCGTCCAGACCAGGCGCGGGCAACCGGAGCCTCAACCGGTGTCACGAACACTTCGCTCCGGTACCGCCGCGCGACCTCCGCCTCAGTGCCGTCTCGAAAAACAACGAGAGCCACCACCAGGTTCTCCCGCGCCTCTGGTATCTCACGCCCTGCACTCAGCCCCATCCCCGCGCACGCAAAATCGCCCATCCCCAACACAACAAACCACTTGCCCACCCAGACTTTGCACCTGCCCACCACCGGCGTGCCACGCTCGCTACCAGCTATGATGCCTACGGAAGCTCAGCCCAAACCAAAGCTCACCCGCGCCGAAGCCGCCCGCATCAACGGCGCCAAGTCCCGCGGACCCAAAACCCCCGAGGGCAAAGCCCGCTCCGCCCAGAACGCCCGCAAGCACGGCCTCTACGCTCTCGACGCCGCCCTCCCCGCCGATCCCCAAGCCCAGCTCGACCACTATCGCGCTCTCGAAGCCCGCCTCCTCCAGGAAGCCTGCCTCAAGGCCGCTGCCGCCCATCCCAACGCCACTCGCACCCAGATCCTCGGCGTAGCAACCGTCGCCATCCTCCCCGCGCTCGACCGGATCTCCATCCTCGAGGCGCGGGTCTACCGCTCGCTATACGGGTCCAAAAACAAGGGAACGAACCAAACGTCGGGCGCGCCCACCCCAGCGAAAAGCGCAGAGAAAACCATGGCCGCCGGCGCCGCCGGCAATCTGTATCAGAGCTTGGTCGAGGAGCCGGTGTCCCAGCCTAGAGCGACGAGGTCTTCGCCGGAGCCGCGTTCTCAGCCGGCCGGTCCACCTTGTACTGCCCGGGCTTCGCCTCGTACTTCGACGCGCACTTCGCCTGGATCTTCTGCGCGTGGAACACGCCGTCGGCCGCGAGCGTACCCTCGGCAACCGCCTGCGAACCGTCCTTGAACGTATCCGGCAGCGGCTCAATGCCGTTGTAGATCACGTTCAGCGTTTCCGCTTCCTGTTTCAGCGTGAACCGGACCTCGCGTCCGTGTCGCTCGATGGTGCCGCCGGCGACGTCGCCGGCCACCCGCAGCCGCTTGGAGTGGGCATCCGGCATCTGCCTCAATTCGGAAACGGTCTTGTAGTAGGTTGCCGTCTCGCTGATTCCGCCGGACATCAGCCATCCGAGCGAACCGAGGATCGCAAAAGAGAGTGCGCCGAACTTCAGATATGGATGCATAAAAGAATCCTTCATTCCCAGTATACGGCTTCCCTCGCGTCGCCGGGCGCGGCTCTGTACAATGTCCGGGTGCCGACCACGCGCCGCCAGTTCAGCTCCGGGCTCGCCGGGGCCGCCCTCCAAACCCGGTCTCCGCGCCCACCCAATATCGTCCTGATCCTCTCCGACGACCACACCGTCCCCCACCTTGGCTGCTACGGCGACCCGGTCATCCAAACGCCCCACCTGGACCGCTTCGCCGCCCAAGGCATCCGGTTTGACCGCGCATTCACGGCCGCGCCGCAATGCGTCCCCTCACGAACCGGGTTCCTCACCGGCCGCTCGCCCGTGGCCGCCCGCATGGGGCGCTTCTCTTCGCCCCTCCCGCCCGACATCGCCACTCTGCCGGAGCTGCTGCGCGCCAAGGAATACTTCACCGGGATCTGCCGCCGCTGGTACCACCTCGACGGGCCCGCCCGCCCCGGGCCCGTCACTGGTCCGCTGTTTGAGAAACACGCCATGCGCACGTTCGCCAAGCGGGTGGACTTCCTTGACGGCGGCTCGCCGCGGGCGAAGACAGCCGAGCGCGTCAACGCCTTCTTCGATAAACGCCCCTCCGGCAAGCCCTACTTCCTCTGGGTGAACTTCAACGACCCCCATCACGCCTGGGACCGCGACAACCCCTTCGACAGGTACGACCGCGCCAGGATCCCCGTGCCCGCCTACCTGCCCGACCTCCCCGGCCTCCGCGACGACCTCGCCCGCTACTACGGCGAAATCAGCCGCATGGACGACGAGTTCCGCACCGTCCTCGACATCGTCGACCGCCGTGGCGGCGGCGACACCATCGTCGTCTTCGCCGGCGACAACGGATACGCCTTCCCGCACGGCAAAGGTTCGCTCTACGACCCCGGCTTGAACGTGCCCTTCCTCCTCCGCTGGCCGGGAGTCGTGAAGCCCGGCGCGGTCACGCGCGAACTCGTCTCCGGCGAGGACTTGACGCCCACTCTCCTCGAAGCCGCCGGCGTCGCACCCGCCAAGGGCATGACCGGGCGCAGCTTCCTGCCGCTCCTGCGCGTCGGCGCCGCCTACCAGCCGCGCGAACACATCTTCGCGGCCCGGCTGGCGCACGGCAACAGCCCCGTCACCGAAGACACCAAGGCCAACACTTTCGACCTCTCGCGCTGCGTCAGGAGCAAAACGCACAAGCTCATCTACAACTGCACGCCCCAGTACGAGTATTGGCCCGTCGATAGCGGCCGCGACGCCGGATGGCAGGAGATGGCCGCCGCCCGCGCCGGCAAACTCGCGCCAAAGCATGACCGCGCCTACTTCGGAAAGCGTCCCGTTCTCGAGCTCTACGATCTTGAAAAGGACCCGGCCGAACTGGATAACGTCGCCGGTCAGGCCCCGTACGCCGCCATCCAGCGCGAACTCATGGTGGCTCTGCAGGAGAAGATGATCGTCGACTACGACTTCCTCCCGCTGCCGCTTGCGGAATGACCTCCGGCCGATCCGAAATGCTAACCTGATCTGAGCGGCGCCACCGCGCGCCGATTCCCTATGAGCCAGATCACAGTCACCCTGCCCGACGGGTCGCAAAAGGCCGTCGAACAGGGCAGCAGCGCCCTTGACCTTGCCCGCGGCATCAGTCCGCGGCTGGCCGACGACGCCATCGTGGCGCGCGTCGACGGCAACCTCTACGACCTCACCCGCCCCCTCGATCACAACGCCGCGGTCGAGATCCTCACTACGAAAAACCCCGAGTCTCTCGAGGTCTACCGGCACTCCACCGCCCATCTCCTCGCCGCCGCCGTGCTCGAACTCTTCCCCGGCACGCGGCTCGGCGTCGGCCCTCCCACCGAGGCCGGCTTCTACTACGACTTCCAGCGCGATGAGCCCTTCACGCCCGAAGACCTCGCCAGGATCGAGGCGAAGATGGCCGAGATCCGCGACCGCGACTACACCTACGATCGCGTGATGACGCGCAAGCCCGAAGGCCTCGAAAAGTACGGCGAGGAAGGCGCATGGATGAAGTGCGAGCTCATTCGCGAAAAGGCCGACGAGTATTTCTCCGAATACACGCTCGGCCCGCATTTCATCGA
This genomic interval carries:
- a CDS encoding HAD family hydrolase; this encodes MKSGLFLWIDADDTLWENNVFFERAFAGFVDYLNHSTHSPAEVRAILDEIEHVNNRIHGYGAANFARNLEQCFESLSERGVTDDDRLHIRMLGEELAAHPIELIEGVDETLGYLASRHELMLCTKGNPVEQQAKIDRSGLAAHFNHIRIVREKDADCYRGLLAESAAESARCWMIGNSPKSDIHPPLEAGLGAVYIPHPHTWHLEHAEIPVGHQRLLVLERFTDLRKHF
- a CDS encoding nuclear transport factor 2 family protein → MRIAGMLMAAALAVAPGWAGDLTEELVALERRALDGWLKGDPEPALAAMDPDVTYYHVISEQRIEGLAALKEIFERYRGRPLFDSYEIRGAKVRTVGDAAVLTYQLGQRVGENTSYWNGTVVFGKTEAGWRVVHVHWSAVRA
- a CDS encoding cytochrome c maturation protein CcmE, coding for MHPYLKFGALSFAILGSLGWLMSGGISETATYYKTVSELRQMPDAHSKRLRVAGDVAGGTIERHGREVRFTLKQEAETLNVIYNGIEPLPDTFKDGSQAVAEGTLAADGVFHAQKIQAKCASKYEAKPGQYKVDRPAENAAPAKTSSL
- a CDS encoding sulfatase, with amino-acid sequence MPTTRRQFSSGLAGAALQTRSPRPPNIVLILSDDHTVPHLGCYGDPVIQTPHLDRFAAQGIRFDRAFTAAPQCVPSRTGFLTGRSPVAARMGRFSSPLPPDIATLPELLRAKEYFTGICRRWYHLDGPARPGPVTGPLFEKHAMRTFAKRVDFLDGGSPRAKTAERVNAFFDKRPSGKPYFLWVNFNDPHHAWDRDNPFDRYDRARIPVPAYLPDLPGLRDDLARYYGEISRMDDEFRTVLDIVDRRGGGDTIVVFAGDNGYAFPHGKGSLYDPGLNVPFLLRWPGVVKPGAVTRELVSGEDLTPTLLEAAGVAPAKGMTGRSFLPLLRVGAAYQPREHIFAARLAHGNSPVTEDTKANTFDLSRCVRSKTHKLIYNCTPQYEYWPVDSGRDAGWQEMAAARAGKLAPKHDRAYFGKRPVLELYDLEKDPAELDNVAGQAPYAAIQRELMVALQEKMIVDYDFLPLPLAE